GTCGCTGGTTCGTCGAAGAGTTCGCGAACGAACGCGGCATCGAGGTGACGGCCCGACAGACGGAAGACGTTGTACATGCGCTTGGCGGCCTTGCCATAGTTGAGCGACTTCGTGAGGTACTTCCTGACCTCGCCCTCCAGCTTCTCGACGTACTCGTCGAGGGCGTCGTCGGAGACGAAGCTCGCCACCTTGGCGAACACCGGCACGGCATCCGCGTCGAGGTAGACCTCCTGGAAGTAGGCGTCGAGGTATCCGTCGAGGGCCACGATCTCGCCGTCGGGACCCTCCCATGTCACATCGATGACGTTGCTCGCGTTGGAGAGCTGCCGCCGCTCCGGATCCGCCACCACCCAGTCGGCCTTCACCCAGCCGGGATCACGGGCGGCGTCCTCCCACCGGACAACGTGAACTGACCCGGCGCTGTGAACGTGTTGCTCTCCCGCCTCGATCTCCGCTGCCGACCAGGAGATGGGGCTGCCCGCGCGAACGGCGCGCCCACCGACCTCGCCATCGAGTGCGTACGTCCCGAGCTTGGCTTCGAGGAACTGGTACGTGGGACCTTGCAGGGTCGAGAGCACCTTCTCCCGCAGCACGGTGGCGAGGATGCCGCTGGCCTCATCTCGGGTCGCGGCGATGATGTTGAGACGCTGGAAGTAGTCCGCGTCACCCGGAAAACTCTGGATCTTAGACTGCGCGGCGGAACCCGACAGGGCGAGGGCTCCTTCGACAACACCCGCGGGTCCGGTCACTTCGACGATCTGACCGATACGCCGAAAGCGAGCCAGATCGTGGGGACTGAAATCGAGCATCGTGACCTTATGGCCGAAAGTGCCGCTCTCGGTGTCGATCTGCAGGGCATCCGGGTCCGCCTGGGCTGCCGCAATCGCCGTGAGCCACTGCGTCGTGGACTCCTCGTCGAGTTCGACCCCAAGCCTCTGGGCTGACTCGACGATACGGCGAACCTCATCGGCGGCATCGTCGATCACGGGCTGGTCCGTCACGGTGAACCTCGCTCTCAGGCGTCGTGCGCGGCGCCCGAATCCGCCAGAATCGCGCGGAACAGCGCGGCCTGGTCTCGTGCGTCGCCCAAAGCATTATGGGAGAGTGCCGACCCACCGAGGTATCGAGGCGAGAGCTCGCTCATGCTCGACTGCGCCAGGGTGGAACCGGCCTTGCCCATATAGTAGGCCTTGATGTCGACGGCGGCGTGGCCGAACGGATTGCGTCCGAGGTGACGTTCGAAGTAGTCGGCCACGAACATCCAATCGAAAGCGGCGTTGAACCCCACGAACACCGGGCGCTCGCCTTTCGGGGTCACCTCGTCGACCCATTCCGCAAACTGGCGCATAGCGACCTCGGGGTGAGTGCCGTCCTGAGCGAGTTCCTCCATCGAGAGCTTCGATACCTCGAGAGCAGCGGGAAGCGCAGCCTCGTGCTCTGGCGCGAGCTCGACGTAGAAAGACACCTCGGGCCGGTCGACGAGGCACGCACCAATCGAGAGGAGGGAGTAGAGGCTCGGGACAGGGCCGGCGGTCTCGACGTCGACGGAGATGAAGCACTCCGCTGGCTCGGGTTGGGGCATGGGCCCAACGTTATCCGTAGAGGCTGACGACCGCCTCACGGAACGCCTCCGTGTGTCTCTCAACGTCGGCGGGAGACGTCACAGGGCACATGAGCGCCATGTTGTGGAACGGTGTGATGAGGATGCCGCGATTGAGGGCGTGCAGGTGCAGGTACTGCTGCAACTCGAAATCATCGGCATCCGCTGCCTCGCGTCCGTCGCGCGGCGGCGTTGGTCGGAAGCTGTACTCCGCCCGCGCACCGAGTTGGGTGACCTGCCACGGCACGTCGAACTCGTCGATCGTCTTCTGAACGCCCACGGTCCATTCCGTGGAGCGAGCGATCATGTTGCCGAATGCGCTCTCGGTGAGCACGCGCTCGAGTGTTGCCCTCATACCCGCGAGAGAGAGGGCGTTGCCGGCGAGGGTTCCCCCCACTCCCCCGACGTCGATGTCCTCGAGGTCGAGCGACTCGCGCACGGCGTTCGAGAACTCGCGCGTCATGCCCCATGCGGCGGCGGGGATGCCCCCGCCGATGCTCTTGCCGAGCACGAGCGCATCAGGCTCCAGGCCGAGCTCGCGAGTAAGCCCACCGGCCCCCGCACTGAACGTGTGGGTCTCGTCAATGATGAGGATCGTGCCGTACCGTGTGCACAGCTCGCGCACCGCGTCGTGGTAGCCGGGATCCGGCAGCACGATACCGATGTTGGTGAGGGCCGGCTCGATGAGCAGCGCCGCAATCTCCCTGGTGCGCAGTACCGCATCGAGGCCATCAATGTCGTTGAACTGCACAACGGCCGTCGTCTCGTCGAGCGGAACCGGTGCACCGATGTTGCCTCGGCGTGAAACCACGGCACCGTCGGCGTCGAGCGTCGCATACGCCTCGTCCACCGTGCCGTGGTAGCTGAAGTCGTGCACGGCGATCTTCCGCCTGCCGGTCGACTGACGCGCGTAGCGGATGAGGCTACGGTTCGCGTCCGTTGCGGAGAGCGAGAACTGCCACACGGGGAGGGGGAAACGCGCACTCAGGAGCTCGGCCGTCGCCGCGGCATCCTCGGTGGGGAGCATAAAGGTCGAGCCGCGCCGTGCCTGCGCCTCGATCGCCGCGACGGATGCCTCGGGTGCGTGGCCGCACATGGCTCCCGTATCACCGAGGCACAGGTCGACATGATCGATGCCGTCAACACACGTGAAATGGGCTCCGCCGGCGGACTCGACGTAGACCGGCCACGGCCCCGGCCATTTCGCCATCCACAACATGGGCACACCGTCGGGCAGGTGCTCGATCGCACGCTGCCACTGGTCGGCAGATCGCGGGCGCGCCGCCCGAAACACCTCGAGCTCGCTCTCCCACGCCGCAGCCAGTCGCTCCCGGTCCTCGTACATCGTCGGTTTCGCTCCGGGTCAGCCGAGACGGGCGAGACGCTTGCGGCGAGCCGACTGGGTCACCTGACCGACGATCACCAGGACGATCGCGAGAAGGAACACTGCGGACGCGATCACGTTCGCCTCCGCCGGCACACCACGCGCGGCGGCCGTGTAGATGTAGATGGGGAAGGTCGTCACCGCGCCATTGTTGAATCGCGTGATGATGAAGTCATCGAAGCTCAGCGCGAAGGAGAGCAGTGCTGCCGCGATGATTCCCGGGAGCAACAACGGGAATGTAATACGCCAGAAGACTTGGGCGCTCGAGCCGTAGAGGTCACGGCCCGCCTCCTCGAGTGCGGGATCGAGACTGGAGATGCGCGCCTTGACCGTCACGACAACAAAACTCAGGCAGAACAACGCGTGCGCGGCGATGATCGTGCCGAGCCCCTTGGGGATGCCGGCCGACAAGAACTGCGCCGCAAGGCCAGCGCCCAGCACGATCTCGGGGGTCGCCATGGGGAGGAAAAGCAGCAGGCTGACGGATGAACGCGCGCGGAAGCGGTACCGCGTGAGCGCGAGTGCCATGAGGGTGCCGAGCGCTGTCGCGATGATCGTCGCAACAACACCGACCAGGATGCTCGTGCCGAACGCGTTACACACGCTCATGTCAGAGCACACGTTGATCCAGTTGTCGAAGGTAAACCCGACCCACACGATGTTCGACTTCACCGACGCGTTGAAGGAGAAAACGAACGTGTAGGCGATGGGAACCAACAGGAAGACCAACGCGAGCACGGCATACACCGGCAGGAGCCACTTTCCGAGGGAGAACGACCTCACAGCAGGTCCTCCGTTCCGCTGCGACGCACGTACAGCCCCACGATGAGAAGGATGAGCCCCATAAGAATTACCGACATGGCCGCGGCCGCGGGGTAGTTCAGCAGTTCGAGGAAGTTCGCTTCGATCACGTTGCCCACCATTTGTGTGGACGTCGACCCGAGGAAGCTCGAGCTCGCGTTGATGAAGTCGCCGGATGCCGGGATGAAGGTCAGGAGGGTGCCCGAGACGATCCCCGGCACCGAGAGCGGAAGCGTGACCTTCCAAAACGTCGTGGCCGGTGTCGCATATAGATCGGAACCCGCCTCGAGGTAGCGCGTATCGAGACGTTCGAGCGTGGTGTAGATCGGCAGGGTCATGAAGGGGATGAAGTTGTAGGTGAGTCCGAAGATCACCGAAAACGCGGTGCCCGTCAGGTGGCCGTCGGGAGGCAGGATCGCGAGCGCCTTGAGCCCCTGCACGAGTGGAGTGTCATCCGACATCAGCTGCTTCCACGCGAGGGTACGCAGGAGGAAGGAGATGAAGAACGGCGCGATGACGAGCGTGAGCATGAGCGCCTGGAGAAGCGGCCACTTGCGTGCCGTCACGCCGATGAAGTAAGCGAGCGGATAACTGATGATGAGCGCGAAGAAGGTCGCGGCGAGCGCGTACCCGAACGCCCGGAGGAAGTGCGGCCAATACTGGGCGACAACCGTCGCGTAGTTCTCGATCTTGAAAGCCTGCTGATACTGGCCGACGTCGCCGAAGTCCACGGGGGCCTGGAGCGAGGTGAGAATGAGAGAGATAAACGGCGTGAGGAAAAAGAGCGCGAGATAGGCGAGGCCCGGCGCGAGAAGCACCCAGGCGATCCAGCTCTTCTTGCGCGGCGCTTGCTCGACGGGCTGCGCCGTCGACGATCCAAAGGCTGCGAAGGCCATCGTCAGGCTTCCTCGATCTCCGCGAGGAGGTCCTTGCGCGTCTGCAGGGCGATCGAGGAGGTGTCGGCGTCGGACGCGAATCTGGGTGCGGCCTCCGGCTCATCGGCCAGACCGAAGCCGTGATCGACCGTCCACGACACCCACACTTCCGCCCCCTCGTGGACGACGGGGCCGAAGACCATGTTCTGCGCAAAGACCGTCACCGGCCCGACCCCGGGAATGGCGATTTGATACTGGGTGCTCACGCCACTGAACGACACGTCGATAACCCGTCCAGGGCCGAGGATGTTGGTGCCGGGAGCCGCTGTCGGGGCGGAGGTGGCGAGCATGAGCTTCTCCGGCCGAACTCCGATCGTCACACGCCCCGTGTGCCGCTGAGCGCGCTCCTTCGGCACTTCGATCTTCACACCAGCGACGTCCACCACTATCGAGCCGCCGGTCGACGAGGTGACCGAACCGGTGAAAAGGTTCGACTGCCCGAGGAAGTTTGCAACGAAGGCCGTTTTCGGCAACTCATACAGTTCTTCGGGCGCGCCCATCTGCTCAATGGCGCCCTTGTTCATGACGGCGACCGTGTCGGCCATCGTCATGGCTTCTTCCTGATCGTGCGTCACATGGAGGAACGTCAGGCCGACCTCGTCCTGGATGGTTTTGAGCTCGGTCTGCATCTGTCGTCTCAACTTGAGATCGAGCGCCCCGAGCGGCTCGTCGAGGAGCAACAGCGCTGGGCGGTTGACGACCGCACGGGCGAGAGCGACGCGTTGCTGCTGGCCGCCCGAAAGCTGCTGCGGTCGACGAGACGCGAGATGATCGAGTTCCACGAGTCGCAAGGCCTCGTGCGCCTTCCCGAGCGGGTCGCCGATCTTGCGGCGGCGAAGACCGAAGGCGACGTTCTCCAGAACGGTCATATGCGGAAAGAGCGCGTACGACTGGAACACCGTATTGACCGGACGCTTGAAGGGCTTGACGCTCGTCACATCCTTGCCGCCGATGAGAATGCGACCAGCGGTGGGCTGTTCGAGTCCCGCGACGAGGCGGAGAGTTGTCGTCTTGCCGCACCCGGACGGCCCGAGAAGTGCGAAAAACGAGCCGGCCGGAATCACCAGATCGAGGTCCTCGATCGCCGTGAATCCGGGAAACCGCTTGTTGATGCCGACGAGTTCGAGATCGGCTCCGGCCTCAGCGAAGGTGCGGTCGGCCATCAGGCACCGAGGCTGACTCGCTGGAACTCGTTGTTGAAGGCCTGATCGTCGGCCGCATCGAGCGTGCGGAAGATGTGCGCGTTGCTGAGCGTCTCCTCGTCGGGGAAGATCAGCTGGTTTTCGGCCACCTCGGGGAACAGCTCGGCGGCCGCCTCGGCCGCTCCCACCACGGGCGTGATGTAGTTGACCCACGCTGCGACCTCGGCAGCGACCTCAGGCTCGTAGTAGTAGTTCATGAGCGCTTCCGCGTTCGCCTTGCGGGTCGACCCCATGGGCACAACAAAGGTGTCGCCCCACAGGGTGCCACCGGTATCGGGAAGCGCGAACTTGAACCGCTCGTAGCCCACCTCCGCGTTCAGCACGGTGATG
This genomic window from Antiquaquibacter oligotrophicus contains:
- a CDS encoding transaminase — translated: MYEDRERLAAAWESELEVFRAARPRSADQWQRAIEHLPDGVPMLWMAKWPGPWPVYVESAGGAHFTCVDGIDHVDLCLGDTGAMCGHAPEASVAAIEAQARRGSTFMLPTEDAAATAELLSARFPLPVWQFSLSATDANRSLIRYARQSTGRRKIAVHDFSYHGTVDEAYATLDADGAVVSRRGNIGAPVPLDETTAVVQFNDIDGLDAVLRTREIAALLIEPALTNIGIVLPDPGYHDAVRELCTRYGTILIIDETHTFSAGAGGLTRELGLEPDALVLGKSIGGGIPAAAWGMTREFSNAVRESLDLEDIDVGGVGGTLAGNALSLAGMRATLERVLTESAFGNMIARSTEWTVGVQKTIDEFDVPWQVTQLGARAEYSFRPTPPRDGREAADADDFELQQYLHLHALNRGILITPFHNMALMCPVTSPADVERHTEAFREAVVSLYG
- a CDS encoding ABC transporter ATP-binding protein, coding for MADRTFAEAGADLELVGINKRFPGFTAIEDLDLVIPAGSFFALLGPSGCGKTTTLRLVAGLEQPTAGRILIGGKDVTSVKPFKRPVNTVFQSYALFPHMTVLENVAFGLRRRKIGDPLGKAHEALRLVELDHLASRRPQQLSGGQQQRVALARAVVNRPALLLLDEPLGALDLKLRRQMQTELKTIQDEVGLTFLHVTHDQEEAMTMADTVAVMNKGAIEQMGAPEELYELPKTAFVANFLGQSNLFTGSVTSSTGGSIVVDVAGVKIEVPKERAQRHTGRVTIGVRPEKLMLATSAPTAAPGTNILGPGRVIDVSFSGVSTQYQIAIPGVGPVTVFAQNMVFGPVVHEGAEVWVSWTVDHGFGLADEPEAAPRFASDADTSSIALQTRKDLLAEIEEA
- a CDS encoding ABC transporter permease, encoding MAFAAFGSSTAQPVEQAPRKKSWIAWVLLAPGLAYLALFFLTPFISLILTSLQAPVDFGDVGQYQQAFKIENYATVVAQYWPHFLRAFGYALAATFFALIISYPLAYFIGVTARKWPLLQALMLTLVIAPFFISFLLRTLAWKQLMSDDTPLVQGLKALAILPPDGHLTGTAFSVIFGLTYNFIPFMTLPIYTTLERLDTRYLEAGSDLYATPATTFWKVTLPLSVPGIVSGTLLTFIPASGDFINASSSFLGSTSTQMVGNVIEANFLELLNYPAAAAMSVILMGLILLIVGLYVRRSGTEDLL
- a CDS encoding ABC transporter permease, whose protein sequence is MRSFSLGKWLLPVYAVLALVFLLVPIAYTFVFSFNASVKSNIVWVGFTFDNWINVCSDMSVCNAFGTSILVGVVATIIATALGTLMALALTRYRFRARSSVSLLLFLPMATPEIVLGAGLAAQFLSAGIPKGLGTIIAAHALFCLSFVVVTVKARISSLDPALEEAGRDLYGSSAQVFWRITFPLLLPGIIAAALLSFALSFDDFIITRFNNGAVTTFPIYIYTAAARGVPAEANVIASAVFLLAIVLVIVGQVTQSARRKRLARLG
- a CDS encoding 3'-5' exonuclease, with product MPQPEPAECFISVDVETAGPVPSLYSLLSIGACLVDRPEVSFYVELAPEHEAALPAALEVSKLSMEELAQDGTHPEVAMRQFAEWVDEVTPKGERPVFVGFNAAFDWMFVADYFERHLGRNPFGHAAVDIKAYYMGKAGSTLAQSSMSELSPRYLGGSALSHNALGDARDQAALFRAILADSGAAHDA